The nucleotide sequence TTCTGACCCTGTAAATCTGCATGTTGCATCTTGGCAGAGATGTTTTCTGTCTCAGCAGTGCTAGAAAGGACAGCTCCACAAGCAAGCCCTTTATATTCCATTTCCACTCACTTTCCTCTTCATTATTCCCTTCCTTGTAAAGAATGgccatgcttgggataggtgggTGACCTTACAAGCCATGTGGTTTCCTGACCCAAGGGTGACCTGATTGCCACCTTTCCTCAGGAGCTAACACTCTTATTAATATTTCAGTCTTGGATAAACCAGGTTCTCAAACTTGATTTCATACATCAGCTTTAGAATTCTTAAGAGGAAGTCTTTGTTGATACGCCAAAGAGGGCTCAACATCTCGAGGATCGTTAATTAAGGCCGAAGACAGATGATAGTTTGAAAGAGGGATTGCTGCTTGTGACGTAGCATCATTCCCACCTTCACCTCTGGGAAACAGGCTTTTATCATGATTCACAAACCTTCCAAATTCCTTTGACGGAAGGCAGCCCCCAAAAAGAGACCCAGGGTTTGTTATTGGCTTATGACTCCCATCTTGttagggagaaacaaaccacaatcctttGTTCAGACATCATGGTACTTGGTTTGTTTCCCCACTTGtgcaaagggaggagggaagcaggAGCAATAGGTCTGAGTGCATCAGCTGGTGCAAGTGTGGCTAGTGAGTAGCATTAGACGAGTCATTATTTCTTCCAGCTCCAGTCTACAATATAGGGATAATAATATGACCCTGCTTTATGGGGCTGTTGTACAGACTCCTGAGAATAATCGATGGAAAGTACTTTAAAGTGCTACATAAAGTTGTTCCATTTGCTTCCTAGACAGACTATATCTGGTCCAATCTCTCCCTGCAACCTGTGGACTTGctgttctttttctctttctttgccaGGGGTGGACAATGGTGAGGACATTCCCCGTGATCTGCTGGTAGGGATTTACCAGCGGATTCAGAGCCGGGAGCTGCGTACCAACGATGACCACGTCTCTCAGGTCCAGGCAGTTGAGCGTATGATTGTGGGCAAAAAGCCGGTGAGTGGAAGAGGCACTCTGGGGAGGTGGATTGGGGCTTGTTTGAAGGTTTCCCCTCTTTCTGGCTTCACTCCTAACTTGCTCTTTCTATCTGCCCCACCCAGGTTCTCTCTCTGCCCCACAGGCGCCTGGTTTGCTGCTGTCAGCTGTATGAGGTCCCTGACCCCAACCGGCCACAGAGGCTGGGGCTGCACCAGAGGGAGGTCTTCCTGTTCAACGACCTGTTAGTGGTAAGGACTGGGTTGGGCAGGGAGTGAAGACACCTGGCTTCTTGGTGGTGAGGGAGAGTCAAGAGAGGGGAGCTGTTTACTCTGAGCACATTTGGCTGCCTTGCCATTCCTCTGTTTCGAGGAGCCTGGGTGAAGAGGGACCTTGGATGTTGTCAGCATCCTCATCAAGCaaaaatccacaggattccttgggagaggCCACAACTGCTGAACTGTGCCTTGTGCTTGCCTGTCATCTCTTGATTCTCTCCCACGTTTAAAAATGTGCAGACTgactgatgtttttttaaaaaatatttttgccagTAACACCATACAGTGAAGAAAAGGATCCTgtggaaaaaatgaaattaaatgattgaatatgtgaaaaatccatgccagTTTGAGAGGCATTTGATTGAGGATGCTATTATAGCAGAAATATTAACAAATGCGAGGCTACTGCTTTAAAATGTAGGAGCCCAGATGCTTGGACTGCATTTGGACAGACACAAGAATGGGTGAAATGGTGTCTTTGACCATTTCAGGACCCTGTTTATATAGCAGCTTTCTCCAgcctggggccttccagatgttttggatgacatcatggctatgctggctggggctgatgggagttgtagtccaaaatgtctggagggcagtaGACTGTCTCACAAAACAGGAAGAGCTCCTTCCATGTGACCACATCCCACTCTGCTCTAAAAACATCCTAAGAAAGAATCTTGCTTGTTTTCTTTCTGTGACGATTTTGCCTCTCCCCTGAGGGCTGGAATGACTGATACGAGAAGGAACCATGTCAATGGGCCAGTCCCTGTGGTTCCTTTCTATAGCGATAGTACCCAGGCATGTGGAAACAGCCTATTCTACTTTAATAACATATTAATCCACCCTCTGTTTGTTTGGATTTTTTAATGTGATCATTTGAACAGAATGTAAGAATGAATCAagtcttaattttttattttttatttgatttatatcccgcccttcctcccagcaggagcccagggcggcaacttgTGGGTTAGGCTGTTCCAAGCCAGGAAAGAAGCAGGGTCCAGCTAATTAGGGGATAGTTATTCTGTCCATTATGCTCAAGTGATCTAACTCCCCCTGCTTCTCCTAACGTTTAGGTGACAAAGATATTCCAGAAGAAGAAGATCCTTGTGACCTACAGTTTCCGCCAGAGCTTCCCTCTTGTCGAGATGCAGCTGCAGCTCTTCCAGAATTCCTGTGAGTTTCTCTTGATTCTTGGCACAGGAACCTTTTAGCCTGGTTGTTGCCCAACCCTATGCAGTATATTATCAGCTTCCCCAAATTACCATCTTTTCCTATCCTCTCAAACATTGATCGCATGGGCCTCTAACCATGATCCACTCTGATGCTGTGCCTTCAGCCCCATACCTGCCATTGACCCCGTTTCTGCTCCTCCTGCCTTTGTCTGCAGTTGGAAATGTCCTGGTGCCCTTCCCCATCACACGGGCTCAGTTCTGTGTTACCAGTTGCCCACCTTGAAGGGGGAGTAGTGGACCCACAGTCACCCAATGTGTCTCTCTCCCACCCAGATTACCAATTTGGGATTAAGCTGCTCTCGGCTGTTCCTGGTGGGGAGAGGAAGGTCTTGATCATCTTCAATGCCCCCAGCCTGCAGGATCGGTTGCGCTTTACCAGTGACTTGCGGGAATCCATTGCTGAAGTGCAAGAGATGGAGAAATACCGTGTGGAATGTGAGTGGGGATTTTCTAAGGATGAGGGGAAGTTTCAGAGGGGCACACACACAGCGGGAAGACAGGCAGAGGCTGGAATAATGGGTGAAGGGTGCTGATGGACACAGCAGCTGACAGCATAATTAGTGCAGCATGCCAGCAATCCAGGTGGTCATTAGGTACATAAAGGGTAAGAAAAGAAGCCCAAACTCCTGGTAACTGAGGGGCTGGAGAGCTGGACTGAAGCAAGGTTTGTAATAAGCCAAGGAAGATGAGAAGAGGGTTTGGAAACAGACCTGTGTGCATTCCACCCATCACGCTGCACTTAACTTGTTCTAATCCTCATTGTTGTGAAAATGTATTTGTAAATCGACGAGTGTCAGAAAGCCCAAAACTGAATTGGAGGCTTTGGGAAGACCTCCAGTGATCAGAGAGTAAGATGTTTCTGCCTCACAGAGCTCCACATTCCAATAttttaggtcagggatggggaacctccagatgttgttgaactcccatcagctgcagccagcctggccaatggtcagggaacatgggagttgtactccaacatctggaggaccgctggtccccccatccctgtcttagatAAAAACTTGCAAATGTTTCATGagatttgtttattaattttgaACACAGCTTTTGGGCAACTTTTGTGTAACCTACAAGCAAGTCCTGTCTGTAAAGAGAAATCAAACAGGAGGGTCTCTAaatttctctgtctctctttttcctCTCCCCACAGCGGAGCTGGAGAAACAAAAAGGGGTGATGCGCCCAAATGCCTCCCCCTCTTCTGGGCCCAAGGACACAGTGAATGGGACTCTGACTCGCAGCAGCCTGGAGGATGCCTACACTGTGGGAGAAGGGCTGAAGCGCAGCGCCCTCAGCAGCTCCCTCCGTGACCTCTCTGATGCTGGTGAGGGGCTGGGGGTCAGGACTCTGGGATCTTTCCATGGCTCCAGCAGGAGAGAGCCTGGTAGGCTCTGGGCTGGGATGAAGATAAGGAAGGAACCAGAATTTCTGGATTTATGCTGATAAGAACTTTAAAAGGAATGTCACCAGATTCCACAGGAACTGAAATTTGTGAGAGGTCTTGGGATCTTTCCACCGCGCTAAGTCTTGTCAGGCATGCCTGGAGGTCTCTCACTTGAAATGCCACAGATGACATCACTGACCCCCTCCCTCCCTGTGTGCTAGAGGCCTCTGCAGAATCTAGCAAATTCTTGTGAGCCATTCTAGGCTCTGTTTTTCTGGATTCCAGACTTTGGGCCAGTTTATATGTTCACCAGAATCTGGTAGAGCTTTTTCTAGACTGTTACCACTTCATCCATTAGGTGTGCAGGTTGTTTGTCTGAATGCACTCCTAAGAAGAAGTAAAATCCCTGCATGTGGAAAAATAGCATGCCAGGGAGAAGTCTAGACTGAACCCTTTTCTCTGGCATGCTAGGTTTTTACTTGCAGATGTAGATCACCCACTGCCATCTATAATAAGCTAGACCAGTGCTTCTCCAGAAAAGCCTTTATCACTTAATTCTGTTGAAAGTGTCTGTCTTTGACATGGATGTTTTGGTGGCATCCAGTTGTTGTTTTGTTAAAACCCAGATCTTTTCAAACTTACCTTGATTTTGGTTCCACTCAAGAATTTGGCCCATCTGTAGAACGTTATTATTGTGGCTCCCTATACTGGTTAAAAGAAAGCTTAACATCTGGATATTTTCCTccaccaccattttaattttcatCCAGGAATCTGACTAAAGAACATTGAACCCCAGGATTTTGGATCACGAGAGTTGAttgggggggcaggggcagggctGGCTGTTGTTGCTGGTGAAAAGAATGCTTCTGGTGGATGGATATGGCTCTCATTTTACAGAGCCAACTTTGATTGTGCTTtcaggcaacctgtttattgagctttcgtcctgatttgcttgcagggagattagacaaagtttggctatttaatgagcattcgctctgatttgtttgcagagaggttagatgatgttttgtcaaagcaagtgttacccCACACTTCCCACTGCATTTCCCATCACTATCGTGATCACAAAAAGTTTGGTTATTTGGGGAAGTGGTTTTGTTGTTCAGGACTTCCCAGTCAACTATGATTGTGCCACCTGAACTCGCTGGtctgtgattgaatcccacctgaatgTAGtgaccatctggaagcacccgaAGAAACACAGTTGCATTCTGAGCTGGGGGCGGGGGGGAGTGTGAATGTTACAAGGGGCCAGACACTTCCATACTCTGACCCAGATAATGACATGGCAGCAAAGGAGGCCCCTGCTTCCCCTGGGTTCCTCCATGCAATGCCCCCTCTGCATCAGGCTGAAGTAGAACAGGGGCAGGACACTCTCTCTTGTTTCCCCCCCTCTGTTTTctgctgcctctgcctctgctCTGTTGCTCTGCTTTATGGgactgggggaggagagggctcTTGGCCTGGgaccccccctttccctccccttcgaAGTGGGAGTGGTGGCGGGAAGGGGAGGGTGGAGTTCAGGTCTCGCTAACCCCTGCTCTGTTGCAGGCAAGCGGGGCCGCCGTAACAGCGTGGGATCCTTGGACAGCACAATTGAAGTAAGTGggctggaggaagaggaggaggagagggagccaGACATTGGCGGGTGGGGTAGGGACAGGGACACAGATGGGGTCCCCCCCATCCCTTCCCGCTCTCTCTGCCTTGCAGTCTCTctgtccttctctctttttttttcttttgtgtctaCCTCCACTTCCACTCCCTGCAGAGGAGACACAGAGGTTTAAAGGCTGTGGGGGTCATTTCTTTGCTGTGGGAGAGTTGGCTGACAGTCCCAGCATGAATTACTTTTACCTAAAGCCAACCGTCCTTAAGACAGGCAGAAAGCATGGTCTTCTCTGAGGCAAATTTAAGGGAAGTCCTAACCCCAAAGGCTATGGGGAATTATAGGAGCCAGTTGTCTAataccccatctttctttccttctttctttctttccttccttccttctttctctctctctctcgtctttCTCcgttctggttcctctccctctttctttctgtttctccacCCCACCTATGTCCCTCCAGGGGTCTATTATTAGCAGCCCACGCCCCCACCAGCGAGTGCCACCGCCACCTCCTCCTGAGGAGTACAAGCCCCAGCCTCGGCCCCCCTCAAACTCGTCGTCTTTCCTGGGCTCCCTGTTCGGCAGCAAGCGTGGGAGAGGCCCCTTCCAGATGCCCCCCAGCCAGGCCTCCGCCTCTTCCTCTTCCGCCTcttcctcccaccaccaccttcccccGCACCACCCTCATCACAGCCACCCGTCCCTCCCCGACGGCAGCCAGTCCAAGCTGCAGGCCCTCCACGCCCAGTACTGCCACGGCCCGTCTGCCCAGCCGCCGCCTCCCTATCCCCAGCAGCCCCCGCCGCCCCAGCAGCccgccccgccgccgccgccactggcCCTACCTTCCAACCCCTTGCCGCCTCAGGCCCAGCGCTACCACCACTCCCAGCAGCCCCCTCTCTCGGCCCCGCCTCAGAAGCAGGCGGCTCCGGCTTTCCCCACCCCACAGCCTCACCACCACTACACCCTGGGCCGGCCGGCCCAGCAGAAGCGGGCCCACCAGATGGCTGCAGCTGCCTCCCAGTACCCTCCCTTCCCCCACGGGCGCCAGCCCACCTCGCCACTACCCCTCTACAGCCCGGCCCCCCAGCATGCCCTGGCACATACCTATCCTCAGCAGCTGCATCAGCCTGGGGGTAGTGGGCAACACACCCTGCACAGGCCGCAGGCCCCAAAGCACTTTATTTTCAGCCATCACCCCACCCAGCTCATGCAGCGGCCTCCTCCACCTTCGGGCGTGGGTCCCTACCCTGGACATCACGGCCATCCTTCTCAGCAGCATCACGGGCAGCCCCCAATGCCCCCTCCTCACTCCCCCATTCCTCCCCACCCTTCCTACCCACCCCTCCCACCTCCATCACCGCACACTCCCCTCAGCCCCCACTCTCCAGCTGCCCCAACCTCCCCACTGCCCCAGCACATCCCCATGCACCAAGGGGGGCCTCAAGCCATGCCCTCCCAAGGGCCCCCTAACCCCAAACCGAAGCCGGTCAACAGAATCAGTACTGTTGTGTGAGGAAGATGCAACACTACCCAtggaattgatagatataaatatataaataacaagATCTCGGGGCCTCCCCCATCCCAGCTGTGGGTTGGGAGAGGGGGTGGAAGTCAGGCGGGTGTCTAGACATTTTGGccattccccttcttcctccccactcCACACCCCATCCCTCTTTTTCCTAGGATCAGAACTGAGAGAGGGCATCCTTTGGACCAGTGCCTTGGAAAGGAAGAAATCTGGACCTGCAACACCGCTCGTGGCCTGAGGGTGGCTCCGGCTTCACACTTCGGCTCTGATGCTAGGGGCTCCACCTCTTTTCTGTTCCCTGCGGATCacccctctccccctttctcaTTAGAAAATGGGATGCCTGCAGGCAGTGTGGTAACTTTTCAGAGAAAAGTTGGTAAAAACATGAGGTGCAGTGGAGGGGGGACGTGTTCTGCTTTTGCCCTGGCTAGGGGCATTGTCACACACATGGAATTTCCCACCTGGACTCTTCTGTAAATGTGCTGCAGATGGAGATGGTCTGATGTTTGTATACCTCATTCACACAAACAGCAGGCGAAGCAGTAAAACTATTCCTGGATACAATAGAAAACCAGGAGGAAGGATTCCAGCCTAGCTtcctggatgtgtgtgtgtgtgtgtggaattcaTGGGGAAGCATTCTCCTATGCATTTCCCCCCACAGTTTGAAGTGGAATGGTCCAGGAACAAGTTTAATCATGCCATCTGCTGTTTCAGTGTAAAGCCAGTCAGATGTGCTAGTGCCAAGGGCAATTGGTGTGGCATGGAGGTTTTGAATGAGAAGAGCAAGTCATAGAGTGGATATTACACCTTCACATGCTCACTCTCTCTCCTTACGAGTCTAGGGTGGCCAACATTTCTTTTGCTCTTGGAGCATGACTGTGCACCAGCGTTTGCCCACCTGCACCAAATAAAGGGCCTTGTCTCAATGAAATGTTAGCCAAGTAGCAGGTAGTCCCCACAGCTGCCTTCCGTGTGTCTTGTTTACATAGCAGGTGGCCATTTATGAGAGACCTGCCCAAAGAGTATTGCTTCAGCTAGGAAGGATGACCAAAGGAGAGCTGCTTCCTTTCTTCTCATTAATTACTTTTAAATGTCTGAATACCCCAGTTTTTAATATCAGCTGCAATGAACGATAGCAAATGGCCAATGTAAATGTTGGAAATATAGCGGCAGATTAAAGGCGGGTAACgtttaggagtggggaaccttaggtcctccagatattgctgaactacaactcccatcagccctggcaagcatcgccagtggtcagggatgatgagaattgtagttcagcaacatctggagggccacaggttccccccatCAATCTAGACCAGCAATGGTACTCGTGGCCTGAGGGTGGGGCTAGTTTCCCACTTGAGATTTAATGCCAGTAAAGGCTAAGTAAGCTTTGGTACTGTATTGAACTCCTTAATGCAGTGTCGAAAGGAACTGCTAAGGCTCACTTCACACAACCTGGCAACAGTTTCTCTGTGGCTACTTCAGACTGCTTTGATAAGCTTCAGAATGATGTACTTGCTGGAGGCGCTGCTACTGCCCTACTGCCAGTCACTGTGAACTGGGCTTTATGTACAGCCATACCAATGGCTCTTCTACCCCCAGTACTGCTCTTAGAGCTGCCTCTGGcatgacttttctttttttaagcaacattcaGTGGACTCTGTCCAACTTAAAGCACTCTTTCTGTTAGGTTCACAGAATACAGGACTGAGCCTTGCCAATTCGAAAGTTTCAATAGCTCAGCCCTAAGACATCCCTGTTCTGGTATAGATGTGAATGTAGTCATTTTCAGCTGTACAGAGGGGCAATggttgttacattttttaaaaggcagatcTTTTTTTGCCTTAATTTAGATACTTATCTGGCCTTTTGCATCATGGAAAGGTGTGCACCCTTAGCCATCCTTCATACAAATGATGTCACAAATATGATGTAGGTCACATAGGTGTCAGGTAGCTGCAGTCCTGCCCTCCCccaccctttttttctttttgcggGAAAGAATTGCGAATACTGAGTCTCTGAGCATTCTGCTCATAAATGACAACACTGCTGTGGAGAGGGGGGCGCACGTCACTTGTCCACTCCACACAGGCCTCGGTGAGCTCCAAACAAGAGCCCTGGCCCTTCAGGCAGGCAGTGAGattagtttggggggggggagtcaataGATGGCTAACTTCCTTCTGCTGTGAAGCCAGTTGAAGAAACCTGTACAGCTCCAAAGGTTGCCATCTGGAAATGTATTCAATCTATTATCCAGGACCAGCATGGCCAAAGCtgtttaaaaccatgaaatcaAACTTGGTCCAGTTTCTGCCATTTGCCAGTGTTTGGTGGAGATGGAGCTGTGCTTGTGAGGTTTTTAGGAGTGGGGTACCTGTGACTCTCTGAGGACTTGGGACTGAACAGTTCAGCAACAAAGGCCAGAAAGGTCACCACGAAGCAGCTGCAAAAGTAGCAGGGGAGCAGTGCGATGGGGTGCTTAAGCCTTTCTCTGCATCTGCCTCCTGCAAGCCACTTGTTTGAATATGTTTCCCCCGTTTTAGGGAAAGTGGCAAGCAAGGGACACGTTAAGCAGCACCTCTGCTCCCCGCTCCGTGTGGCTTTGCAGCTGTTCAGAGGCGACTGTGTCAGCCAGGATTTGGCATTTAGTTCCTACTGTAAGTCATAAGGGCTCCTGTGCTTGACTTATTGGGTGCATGGAAAAACTGGGATGACAGAAGCCCTGCTCCATACCCAATAGTTGCTGGCTTTTCCCCCCCTGCAGGTGGAAACAATATCTCCCTTGCCCAGGTGCTCCTGTTTGTGTCTATGTTGCCTGGAAAGGGGGGTGGGGAGTTAAAAGAGTTATCAAGGCAGGGCACCTGCAGGTAGATCCCTTGCTTCACAGCAAAATATAGATTTGCTTCCAATCTCTGTGGCCCTGTGTTTACAGGTATGGCATCTGTGCAGGGTCCTTTTCCCTGTACCTATCCCCATCCCCAAGCCTCTTCAGTGTTGGCTTCCTGGATATTTCCAGCATGTTTCCGCCCCACCCCATTCCATCGCCTCTGCTATAGCCACCAAGGATTTATCTTCCTGAAGGATAGTCCATACTTTTGCAAAGTAGCCCCTTCCCGCTCCTCTGCACTGAAGAGGCAACAGGGGCCTTGGGTGCCCCCTGCCACTTCGCAGAAAGGAGGCTCTTTTTTAGTTTTCACAGAGTTTGTGAGTTTCTGCTGTTTacatggaaggaaggaaagagtgTGTGGCGGGGGGACTTAATAGGTCAGGCAGAGGCAGATCATTGGTATTCTTGATAAATTTGGGACCTGAGGGACAGAATCTGTCCTGCCCTCTCAGTTCTTATTCATAAAGGGCTATTCTTACtccttttcccccctccccacttgccATGGGGTTTGCACTAAGTACATTTTTAAAGGGTGGGGGTTATATGGTCCCTGGACATGTATGAACCCTCACTGAACTGCATATAGGGGAAAACAGCAGTGGAGGGTGGGACATGTGTCCTCTCACCCAAATCGCTTTTATCCTGTCGGTGGCTCTCTATCTGGCAATAGGGGAGAGACACtaatcccccccctttccttggaAGCTTAAATGCACTTTAACCCCCTACTTCCTGATTCCGTTGATTCTAGAAAAAGATGGGATACAGTTTCGCCTGTCCCAAACCAAGCTAATGGGACCCATTCAGGCCTAACCTTCTCCCTCACCCTCCATTCCCTAAAGGTGTTACCTTGACCTGCCACCCTCCTGTCTAGTCCGGTAGAGACAGGATGCCTAGA is from Rhineura floridana isolate rRhiFlo1 chromosome 3, rRhiFlo1.hap2, whole genome shotgun sequence and encodes:
- the IQSEC2 gene encoding IQ motif and SEC7 domain-containing protein 2 isoform X16, which produces MLERKYGGYFLSRRAARTIQTAFRQYRMNKKFERLRSSASESRMSRRIILSNMRMQYSFEEYDKVQNAPYFEGKPASLDEGTMAGARPHLLDRGLPYGGSCRAGLDGGSLHSSSGGFCNDITELEDSFSKQVKSLAESIDEALNCHPLGQEGGPGGPSLEKSESKEQQGDSAATSFSDVTLYLDEGAPTSPLSLERPPSTEPPEPSAVPIPPPPRPEYWGGPQREDSRENGGGSRRSTPCMECRDYRLRGAHLPLLTIEPPSDSSVDLSDRSDRGSLNRGLMYEQDGCSPHGTLKHPGGPTRSPHPHRHYHPEQNQPPPPLPIPPPQAPGRLPPPPAPDNSDGDNDSLNSTTNSNETINCSSGSSSRDSLRNPPPPTPATTSAPGGPCKQTYQRETRHSWDSPAFNNDVVQRRQYRIGLNLFNKKPEKGIQYLIERGFLSDTPVGVARFILERKGLSRQMIGEFLGNRQKQFNRDVLDCVVDEMDFSNMDLDEALRKFQSHIRVQGEAQKVERLIEAFSQRYCVCNAPLVRQFRNPDTIFILAFAIILLNTDMYSPSVKAERKMKLDDFIKNLRGVDNGEDIPRDLLVGIYQRIQSRELRTNDDHVSQVQAVERMIVGKKPVLSLPHRRLVCCCQLYEVPDPNRPQRLGLHQREVFLFNDLLVVTKIFQKKKILVTYSFRQSFPLVEMQLQLFQNSYYQFGIKLLSAVPGGERKVLIIFNAPSLQDRLRFTSDLRESIAEVQEMEKYRVESELEKQKGVMRPNASPSSGPKDTVNGTLTRSSLEDAYTVGEGLKRSALSSSLRDLSDAGKRGRRNSVGSLDSTIEGSIISSPRPHQRVPPPPPPEEYKPQPRPPSNSSSFLGSLFGSKRGRGPFQMPPSQASASSSSASSSHHHLPPHHPHHSHPSLPDGSQSKLQALHAQYCHGPSAQPPPPYPQQPPPPQQPAPPPPPLALPSNPLPPQAQRYHHSQQPPLSAPPQKQAAPAFPTPQPHHHYTLGRPAQQKRAHQMAAAASQYPPFPHGRQPTSPLPLYSPAPQHALAHTYPQQLHQPGGSGQHTLHRPQAPKHFIFSHHPTQLMQRPPPPSGVGPYPGHHGHPSQQHHGQPPMPPPHSPIPPHPSYPPLPPPSPHTPLSPHSPAAPTSPLPQHIPMHQGGPQAMPSQGPPNPKPKPVNRISTVV